ATTCAGCACTTTGCGGTTCTTACACATTTTTATCTCTGATAAAAAGAAAGTCTTTATTCTTGCTGATTCACAACAAGACCGATCAAAGAATCAGAAGGAGCACTTACGCTAATTCTGGGTCATCAAGAAATATGAACCAGTGCAGCCGTTTTGGATCACGAGCGGCTGTTTGTGGTATCGCCAATAAATGTTTTGTTTGACCACCCGCCGGAAGGGGAGGGCGGCTGGGAATCGCCTGGGTAAATGGACCAATCGCCATAAAGTTACAAACAGCCTGAAAGAAAATTGATTTGTTCAAATTCAGCTAACCAACGAACAATTTCCAGTGCCAGTGGTGATTTAGATAAAACTCTGATATCTGGCAATGCCAATACTGGCATAACTGACTGAATGCAGGAAAAATAGATGAGTCAAACCGAACCGATTGGTGATGATTGGGTGAAAACTTAAATTACTTTAATGTTAGCCTTGAACTGACATCTCAGAGCATTACACAACGAGCACTTGTAGCATTAGCCCAGCCCATTTgagttatttaaaaaaaacagactttttaaaaaatttgaaaaaggggCTGAATGGGGACTTGTTATCTTTGTACCTTTAGTTTGATTGCTCCACTAGCCTTCCTTTCACCCTGGTCAGAGTACCAGACAAGCTCGCCATCTTGGTGAAGGACGAGAAACTGCTTTTTCCAACCGCTTGAGAAACAGCCCtctggaaaatcaaaatattcttttGCAAGCAGCAAAGACATATGGTATCTATTGATCTCTAGAAGAAGGTCATATTTTGGACTGACATACACTGtccaaattacaatggccatattcAATTCGAACTACCATATCACAGTGAGAGCACACATATCCACGTGCTGGACTGAATAAACCTTAACCCATCTCCCTCatcaaacaaatttcaggttgaATTAATTTAGATCAAGGCTGGAGTTACTCAGGGATTATTTGCATTGTAAATACAATACAAAAACTATTTCGTAGATATTTCCCCTTTAAACTCCAGTGTTGGATATGTATAGAAAGAAAAGTATGCATGGGTGATATTGATTACCAATAGATTTGTTGTGATATCTAAAAGGCCATGATGACTCACTGATGGAATTATCCAGCATTTTCATCACTGCACACAGGTGGTGTCCAGTGTCACATCACCTGACCATTTGAAAAACTAAACACATATATTTTCGTTTTATTTGCTTAATATACAAAAACTCATTTTGTTGTATGTAAATTAGATCTCTGGATGTAGATGTGATGAAATGCTTGCTGTGGGCTGTTGTGCTCACTTACATGTAACACAAAAACACACTACATTGCCCCCATATTGACTCCATCATGTTAAAGGACTGATGGCATCATTAAGGCGATGAGCTTGGCTTGAAACTAATACTTAAAAAAGACAGTGAGATCAATGCCCAATGTAACTTACTGACATATTTCCTGATGTAACCCTGTTTTATTCTCATGGTCTGATCTGGAAGTAAGAAGACCTttattttaaaacaaaaatatttctgtTGGCAAAAAAGGGATGTTTACTGAAAAGAGAAATGTTGTTATTGTTAGCACAACTTCCTTTGTACTTCAAGCTAGGATGTAAGGACCAGTGTCTTAAATGCTATCTGTAGTATAATCATGGCATCGCCAGCCAAAATACTCAAATAGACTGTTCTTGCTTTAGCTTCAGCTCATCAAGCAACATGCAGGTAGCCTGTAGCTAGCTTCGACCAagaaacatgcatttgttgCGTTGTACAGTAGATGTATTGATCAGAACAGCTAGTGCTAGTGCTCGGATCCATGCTACACTTGTGTGGGTCTATGATGTAGACACTGGTAGGTTATGTGAGATGCTCGAGAATACACAGGACAGGATATCAACACAACGGCTAATGAAGCTACTTACTCTGACCCATAGGGGTATCTTCAATTGCTAAATCATTACCCATAATTTTGTTTCAGATGATTCTATAATCCTACTTTTGCGTGTCGCCGTGATGCAAACAACCCAGATCAATAATTTCCTGAAGGTGAAGGTCGTATTAGCTATGAACATCTGGGCAACAGAACTGAATAAGCAATTCAAACTGCCACGTAACGGTATCCATGTGAACCACATGTGACACATATTATTATTTCATCAATGATAAGAATGGATGTCGTTTGATCAATAATCATTATTGGCAAATTTAATGGGTTGCAGTATTTTAAATAGGACTCAGCCATGGGAATGATAATGTGCCATGATGTCACCATTTGACCATCTGCTGTTGTTCTACAACTTATGAAGCAAATTGGCCTAGTGTGGTATAAAATCTTTGTAGCATCTatacaattttaaaaagaaaatgccTGTTGATCTTGTGAAGGAAAGTTTGGTTGAGACTTTGTCCCTGTCTTCCTCCTTGTCCCTAATTGCCTTAAAGTTTGCTTGAGACGTTGTCCCTGTCTTCCTTCTTGTCTCTAATTGCCTTAAAGTTTGCTTGAGACGTTGTCCCTGTCTTCCTCCTTGTCTCTAATTGCCTTAAAGTTTGCTTGAGACGTTGTCCCTGTCTTCCTCCTTGTCTCTAATTGCCTTAAAGTTTGGTTGAGACATTGTCCCCGTCTTCCTCCTTGTCTCTAATTGCCTTAAAGTTTGGTTGAGACGTTGTCCCTGTCTTCCTCCTTGTCTCTAATTGCCTTAAAGTTTGGTTGAGATATTTTCAATGTCTTCCTCCCTGTCCTTACTTGCCTTTAAGGTTGAGTCATTGTTCCAGTTATTCTCTAGGTGCCTATCTCCCCAATAATAACCCTGTTAGTTGGTCTAACTGCCTCTGGCATCACTGGGCACCTGTGGCCTGTCATCCCAATAAAAATGACCTTCCTCTTTCCTCTATAGGCACTGCACTTACCAGTCATATTTATGCAGTGCACTTactgcagtaggcctactggtccaCTCTGCCCCCGCCCATGGCCCGAGGTCATCAATTGATCAAGTTATAGTATACATTATAACAGTATACCCTCATATAACCCTTCTCTCTCCTCTACCACACGGCTTCGATCACCAGTGCTAGTGCTGTAGTGGGGAAATTCGCTACATTACTCAACATTAGGACCAACAAGGTATATCCATATTTACCACCTCATAGTACATACTAAACCATGTATACCGGTACACATCACATGTAGTGTTAGTACAGTAAAAATACACTGACTAACCGAAACACTTTAACAGGTTAATAAATTATGCCAGATATCGGTTCAAATGTTGCGTACTTACTTGCGACCATGACGGAAGATCCTCCCCCACAAGCCATGTCTTCTCTAAGCCCACTGTCCAGTAGTTATCACGAACTTTTCAAACAAATCGAAGCAAAAATTTGATCCGCGGTCACCATGTTGTTTTATAGCAACGCGTGCGTCACTTCCGCAATGCTTTGTTGGTAAACAATACCACGTGGTTTTATTTAGCAGACGACATGTGGATAGTCTCGTGTTTGATCAAAATAATCGGAAGGGAATGATTGAAGTGTGTTTGGGACACCAAAGTGTAAACCCTATCCCAGAATGGTCTTCAATTTGCACACTAAGTAGTTTATGAACTATTCTACATGGTTATGgactaggcctaggctataCTATAAAATTCTCAGTTATCAATCTGATCTCAGGATGTGAAATTACTTAACCATTTGGCTACCAAAaggctacactccggacgcggtGGACCGGCCTCATCTTGTCGCCATATATAGAGGAAGGACGATCCTGCAGGATGACGATAGGCCTATATATGGACTGCATCGGAGTTTACCTTACGGCGTGctttacgccgttcgttaaaagttttgaatttgcaattgaatttaaaaatgtccaattgcggaaatacgtaaTGTGTCGTTGTGTGGACTGATAtaaaaatactatgaatacgaagtttacacaaatttgtattcataataactgcactacggcattgtgtattattGGATTACTATTTACTTTATGAAATAGGCGCGACCACAAGACCCTTACCATTCGTGATTACTGGACCAGGAAATGCAGTTctacacaatgccgcagtgcagtttGGATAGGAACttgctatacacctttccagaaatggggcgctgagtgtccgaaatagtgatgtcataaggggaaacttggccttatggtggagggacaaaggagatagtcatggttgaccaacacacttgaatgcctttgatgacggacaaggggggaaaagttagttccaatgcaagccaccaatttcgggaagcatgtataactTGGTATTCGTAGTATTTGTATTGCTGTCTCCGCAACAGCAATACGCCATAATCATAATAATCCGGCACTGAAGGTGTTcgcaattcaaattcaaattcaatataACATATAAAATGCTAATATGAGTCATGTATAAAGTACGATATACGCGATACATGCAATACTAAACATATTTAAACACTAATAAAATATCAAGTGAACAAGATCAAATGAAAAATGTGTCCGCATttagaaaaaaaagacaaaaacccaTCCTCTTAATAATATGACTTATGTCCCAGCAACGTCATAAATATCTGTCAACTTTCTACTCCCGAAAATACTATTATTGAATTCAAGCGGGAACTCATATAATAGTGATAAGACATGACGAGGCGGCGAACGCACTGGCGCGGCAGCACTGTCTCACGAGAGAAGAATCGATCTGCAGCTCACTGCTGCTGACACGCGAGGACGAGCATTGCCCGCTCACCATTATTTCGTCTGCCGCGCCATGAAGGGAAGTTGTACAACGGAAGTCGAGCAGAGCAGACGATGAAAAAACGTTTTCTACATCGCTTCATCATGATACTTAAGGTGATCCACAAGAGGAAGATGTTGATTAGCATTTTATTCGGCCTGGTAGTCTTGACAATCCATGGATTAACAATCAGCAGTGGGCACATTGTTTCAACGGAGACTTCCAGGGAGTATCGCCCCAATTTGACCGTTTCGAAACGTCGGAATCTTCTCGTTTCTTCGGAACGGGAGTCGAGGACTATCAAGGAATATCCCGAGATCTTAAATGTTAATATTTGTGATAACCGTTCAGAGGTGTTCCTTGTCTTTATCATCAATTCAGCTCCTGGGAACATAATACGAAGAAACAGGATCCGTCGGACTTGGGGTTCAATACGGAATTACCGCGGTTATGACATGCGTTACGCATTCTTTTTAGGAGGAATGGACCAAAAAACGTACCTAACGGTATCAAATGAAAGTAGGAAAAACGATGATATTGTCGTGTCTGGAACATATAAAGATGATTATCTTAACATGACCCGGAAGACCTTATTTTCAATGGGTTGGGTCAGAACTCATTGTCCGTCCGCTAGTTTTGTGATCAAGtgcgatgacgatgcgatggtGCTCCCGAAGAATCTTTTGGAATATCTGTTGCAGTTACGAGTGGAGCAAAGTCTTAATCTCTTCGCTGGTTTCCGTGAGAGAGAAGGGGCTACAAAGTTCGGCAAGGAATCTAAATGGCATGTTCGAGCAGATGTGTGGCCAGCTGATCTCGCCTACCCAGCCTATCTGAGGGGATACTTCGTATTGCATTCAATGAGGGTGGTTAAAAAGTTCCACGAAGCGTCTTTTCTCATCAAAGAGAAATACAATGTGTCACAAGCTGCACATATTGATGATGTGTACGTTGGATTACTCGCTAAGGACGTGGGGGTAGCAGCGGAGTGGCTTCCCCATCTCTTCCTCAACCCACCAGACACGGATCAGTGTCAGGTTTGGGGAATGATAGCAACTCTCTACAATATCAAGGAGACAAGCAAGTGGATCGCGTATTGGGAGGCAATAAACAATTTTGATCCATTAAAACATGAATGTTTGAATGTAagaaaacttatatatactgcagGGTTATCATAGTTATCATAGGTGGATAGTACGAGTATTTACCTTAAAAATGTGGTGTCAGTGACGATCAGAAGTAACTGACGAAGTAGCTGTATTACTACGAAAGCTTTGGTAAGCTTGACAATGTTTATGCTTTTTTAAAGGTCAAAAACCTTGAGTTTGTCATGCATAGAGATACTAAACCCTTTTCCAGTGGTTTAGACAGTGACATTGTCATTAGATAAGAGGAGATCGCTAAACTAAATAGATAATACCAAGAATTAAAAAAGACTAGCctcttaattcttgataataccATGATATGACCTGTATATTAAGTCATTAATCATACATGTGGGTGCAGATCTATAGATGTGAGCTATATATTATGCAAGTTGGCACCATACAACGCGGAATAATTAGGGCCACCTGGGAGCTTCTTGGCTTATGTCAACGATTTGTCAAAGACCTTACGTAACATGTTATACGTACACGGTACATACCATACAATAACGATTTCTTGGCCATTTTACAGCTATACGTTGAGTATAATGTCGACTGCGATGCCTGATGGCAAACTGTTAGTCAGTATAAATCCAATACTTCATGTTCTGTATACCAGTTAAAATGATTGCAAAGACATACACGTTGGTGTCGCCCACTCCCACTTCTGCTTTGGGTGGCTTCTGCTTCAGGTGGTGAACGTTTCGTTTCTGaagctacatgtactacatgtatgtagatttCTATACGTTCAGATCAACTCATGCTACCACTAGACGGAGGAAACATCGTTAACAGCATTCGCCAAAGCAGCAGCGACAAGCATATACTATCACTGCGCAAGGAGTATGCGTTGATATGACAAATGACCCAAGGCGTGGCCCTGGAGCGCTGTATCCACCATGCAATTTCCGTTCGAACAGTGATGTTTGTCAGTTACGCCTATTCTTTTGAAGATGTCGTTTAATAGTGCCACTACGTGATTCAAGTAATTTAATTAACCCTTCGAGTCTTACAGACACGTTTCACATTGCAGCCGGAGGTTGGAAAATGCCCGCGTTAGATTTGTGCCGCAGTACTTCGATATATCAGCATTTTTGAAATTCATATCCCGTTCGTATTAACACTAATACGGCCTTGAAGGAAATGGACAAAAAAACTGATCAAAAGTGTGTCCCTTATTCCATGAGGATGTCAGTAGCATAGGAGTGATGAATAATAAGTTAATccggggttaatgttcgcttttcTGGCCCTGCACACAGGGccgggccggagaagcgaacgtCTTGTAAGCTTAacacctgatttcctcaggatgagggACACAATATATGTACGTAGATAGATTTTTTAGAAGGGTATGATATCTGCGCATTTAGTCACATTCGGCAACTTTGCAAGCTTTTTTCCCTGTGAATACATAATATTCATGGACTTGTGCCACTATTTCCGGAGCACACAAACTTTGCGTGCGACAGGTGCACTCTTCCCGGAACGTCTACCAGCGTTCAGTCTATAGAGAAGATCTGCTTGGAAGATGTCGAAGTCGTGGGCAAAGTTTTAAAAAGCCCGCCAGTTTGTATGAATTCTCTCCATATAATATAAATCCGGCGAAGACAAAAGGAAACCTCTCAGTATTTTTTGCTTATCATGGTCTAGATAACGTCTTTAGTTAGTTGGAGCTCTTTCAAAGcctgtgctacatgtatataagtaaCGCGACACCAAACTAAAAAATTACGGCATTAAAGTgagaagtatatacatgtacttatttgtAAAAAATTGAAGTTCATGTTTCATTATTTCGGACTGCAGGTTGGACTTTCGTCCTTCAGGAAATCAGGTGTTAATGTTTACTATACAGGGTGTGCAgtgccggagaagcgaacactAATCcctctgatttcctcaggatgggatTGAGGTGACACCGCCGATTAATCGGCGTGTCGAGTTTCAACCTTATTCTCGTTTCCGGTCTAGAGCGATGTCATCAATTCCGAAAAAGGTTGACGAGCCCCTATCATTTTAGGCCTCAATATATAGGTTCTGGTAATAAGAGAGGCAGGGAGGTCATGGAGTGCCACTAGTTGAATAACGCGTGTggacactatacatgtatacaaagttttaatcatgaaaaaataaccattgaatAGATCGAGTTTCTCATTTGAtatttaattgactttcagtgTTACATGTGATACGTTTATAcgtgtatacatacatgtacatgttatactATACAATAATATTTATAGCTGCCTATAGAGGGGTCAGACCTCCGACGAAACAGTTGGACTGCCCAATcggaaatgtttcatttttgaATTGCATGATGCCCCGAATCTGTTTTATACAAATATTTATCGCGATAAATTTTTGCTTGTCGTTATTTGATTCATGATGTCAATAGTGCAATTAAAGAATTTACGCTTACGctggaatacatgtagtaaatctCTAAACCTTTATGGCAACGTATAATTCGTCCGTTTTATTAGGTTTTCGAAAAACCAACCTTTACTTGCTAACAACGCCCCGAATCTAAAGCACTATGCACGTTCTCCCCCCCAAGTCCGTCGACATTATAATAATCATATTCCATAGGACTTTCATCAGTTCAGCTGAAGTTTGAACAAAGTTCCCAAATTATATATCCGGTTTCGCATGCGCATGATGGAGTGCATTGGAGCATGCGTACCCGGATATAAAATTTGGAAGACTTGTTCTTGTTTCTGCCGCCACTGCAATGTTCTGTTGGGGGCCGTTCTTACTCTCGAAAACAACGAATTTTCGTGCGCGTATTCTGACTTTAAAAAGGGGACGTCTTTCATAtttacttgtggtccaggaaaattgaaatcagTCATACCAGACTCTTTTAAATAAAAATTTGAATGACTCTGGTCATACAAAGTGCAGTCACTGTATAATGCTTATGAATttactgaaacttggtatagAATCTGTAAACCTGCTTAAACAACGGCATTAACACAATATTTGAATATTCAACTGACAACGTAGGCCTATTTGTGCACCTGGGTGAACATGCTGAGCAATAGCAGCCGCGAATTGTTctattttttttgcttttaccGCCACTGTTTTTCACACATTTCGCACGACCAGCATTTTAGCCTACTTTTACATTTTCCGGGACATTTTCACCACCCAAGAAAATGCCGTACCTTCCAATTTCCTGTTTATAggtccggcgcagatcagttagcccGCTGAAGATGTGGACAaaagggttccattcagaaagtCGCCTGTGAGAATTCCGTAAGGTTGACAATACATCAAGCATTTCATACTGACTGATGCGCGGGCAGGGCATTGCAATACTCGTGCGAAATTTGCTTTAAGGTGACGCAGCGTGTGGTGTTATACAATAGGTGATTTGTGGACGAATTAATGTCCCTAAAAAAAGGACATTCTCAGATCACTTCCATCTGACCGGATTGAATATATAAGCTTACTTAAGACCATTTTTACTCTGGTACGAGTATCTATGAACAGAGATCCATAACGGGCATgggaataaaatgaaaataaatactGTGCAATGTATGATTGATTGTCAGAAGATTTAAAAAGTCATTTCGACCAAATACATTTATAAATGTACTATTTGGTCGAAGCTAAAAGAAATGAACTTTGACACATGAATCGCTAAATGGGTGTCAAAACGTAAATGAAGTTGCATGTTTCTCCAAAACGTGAAACATACATGTCGCACACGTTGCCTCTTCTCATTTGACCTGTTCACTAGATTCTAGCAAAGTAAGATCAAACATGTGGCTCCCCGCCACAAGCTTTTAGGATACCCCACCACATAAGCTTGGATGcgaacatcatcaaaatattgagAACTTCGTTCGTTATCACCACAATTTTCACATCACCATCACCAAATACCCCTCTGCACCCACATGCAAACAGGCGAGCCATGCGGGCTCCACACTCCTATAGGGCCGTTCCCGGACAGTTTGCAAGTCCGCTTTGACTGTCCGCCAAATAACGTGTGGGAGGCGTCACAACTGTAAATCACGTTAGTTCCGAAGGGGAAGAGTTGGGTCGTTCCTGCTTGTTCTCTGCTGAAGTGCATGTTGCCCTTGTCAATATTCCCCGGATGACGACAACCACCTGAAAAAAGGCAGCAACTCCGGTCAAGAGTAACAATATCGTTGAGAGCGATTGAATATTGCGACATTTTCCTAGTGAACTAAACGAATATGAAAGAAATATTTACTTGAAAGGCGTAGAGTGACACCTTGCTCCCCTACGCTTGGGGTTTGCACTCGTGTAAACACGAACTGATGCCAGTATTTTTAGTTCGTATCACCGCTAGCTAGCAATGCCATCTGCAGTAACATTACATAAATTTACCATCCTCCATTAGGCAACATTTTATTCCACCCTGAACCTCGTTGTATACGTCCTTTAAATGTAGCCGCGGGGTTATCAAATCGTGATAAAAAGATGCAACATCTTGGTGGTCAAGCTCGATTGACCAGAAGTCTTTGATAAGTACTCCAAAGTGATCAGACCCGGTACAGGTGATGAAGCAGGGTTGAGGGCTTCTGATCGGCCAACGCGGGAGGAACTCTAAACTGCTGTTTGTGGAAAGCGAGTAGAAATATCGATCAAAACTCTACTTACTTGCCACACAAACATCTTCGGGTGTAAGCGACCATTTTCCAACTCCATCA
Above is a window of Lineus longissimus chromosome 3, tnLinLong1.2, whole genome shotgun sequence DNA encoding:
- the LOC135485599 gene encoding beta-1,3-galactosyltransferase 5-like codes for the protein MKKRFLHRFIMILKVIHKRKMLISILFGLVVLTIHGLTISSGHIVSTETSREYRPNLTVSKRRNLLVSSERESRTIKEYPEILNVNICDNRSEVFLVFIINSAPGNIIRRNRIRRTWGSIRNYRGYDMRYAFFLGGMDQKTYLTVSNESRKNDDIVVSGTYKDDYLNMTRKTLFSMGWVRTHCPSASFVIKCDDDAMVLPKNLLEYLLQLRVEQSLNLFAGFREREGATKFGKESKWHVRADVWPADLAYPAYLRGYFVLHSMRVVKKFHEASFLIKEKYNVSQAAHIDDVYVGLLAKDVGVAAEWLPHLFLNPPDTDQCQVWGMIATLYNIKETSKWIAYWEAINNFDPLKHECLNVRKLIYTAGLS